From a region of the Hymenobacter jejuensis genome:
- the recJ gene encoding single-stranded-DNA-specific exonuclease RecJ, whose product MEKRWIRKPAPDAVKVRHLADALRVNETIISLLCQRNVCDFEEARAYFRPVLSELPDPLRMRDMDRAVDRLQHALHEGERVLVYGDYDVDGTTSVAVVYSYLLRFFGPERIDYYIPDRYKEGYGISVAGIDYAAEQGYALIIALDCGVKAVEMIAYANERNVDFIICDHHLPGSTLPQAVAVLDPKRADCEYPFKELSGCGVGFKLMQAFSQHLGLDDAPLYELLDLVVVSIAADIVPITGENRTLAYHGLRLLNDPARPQRPGLDALRDLAGLHSELNISSLVFGFSPRINAAGRMGDAKRSVAMLLAQTKEEAFDKASVVDKTNQERRGFDTSITKEALQMIEDDLLLRNASTTVLYKETWHKGVVGIVASRCLDKYYRPTIILTESNGKATGSARSVVGFDVHEAISECADLLDQYGGHMYAAGLTLPVENVPAFREKFERIVAGRIRPEQLIPPVEIDSLLRLNEITDSFYKLLRQMEPFGPGNANPVFESECVYASPDSARIVGNSHLKLTLTQDGHHTVDAIGFGLAEYHERIAKGLPFNVCYTIEINEYRGVKSLQLRVKDIRWEE is encoded by the coding sequence ATGGAAAAAAGATGGATTCGCAAGCCCGCGCCTGACGCAGTCAAAGTCCGGCATCTGGCCGACGCCCTGCGCGTCAACGAGACTATTATTTCTTTGCTCTGCCAACGCAACGTGTGTGACTTCGAAGAAGCCCGCGCTTACTTCCGCCCCGTACTCAGCGAGTTACCCGATCCGCTGCGCATGCGTGACATGGATCGCGCCGTAGATCGTCTGCAACATGCCCTGCACGAAGGCGAGCGGGTGCTGGTCTATGGCGACTACGACGTCGATGGTACTACTTCGGTGGCGGTGGTGTATTCGTACCTGTTGCGCTTCTTCGGCCCTGAGCGCATCGACTACTACATTCCGGATCGCTACAAGGAAGGCTACGGCATTTCGGTGGCCGGCATTGACTATGCTGCCGAGCAAGGCTACGCGCTCATCATCGCGCTCGACTGCGGCGTGAAAGCCGTTGAGATGATTGCGTACGCCAATGAGCGCAATGTCGATTTTATCATTTGCGATCACCACTTGCCGGGTTCGACATTGCCACAAGCGGTGGCTGTGCTCGACCCCAAGCGCGCCGATTGCGAGTATCCGTTCAAGGAGCTTTCGGGGTGCGGCGTGGGCTTCAAGCTGATGCAGGCGTTCAGTCAGCATCTGGGTCTGGATGATGCGCCGCTTTACGAACTACTTGACTTAGTGGTAGTTAGCATTGCCGCCGATATTGTACCTATTACGGGCGAAAACCGCACGCTGGCCTATCACGGACTGCGCCTGCTCAACGATCCGGCTCGTCCGCAGCGCCCCGGTCTCGACGCCCTGCGCGACCTGGCGGGCCTACACAGCGAATTGAACATCAGTAGCTTAGTGTTTGGCTTTTCGCCTCGCATCAACGCGGCCGGCCGTATGGGCGATGCTAAGCGTTCGGTAGCGATGCTGCTGGCCCAAACCAAGGAAGAAGCTTTCGACAAAGCCAGCGTCGTCGACAAAACCAACCAGGAGCGCCGCGGCTTCGATACCAGCATCACCAAGGAGGCGCTGCAAATGATCGAGGACGATCTGCTGCTGCGCAACGCCAGTACCACGGTGCTCTACAAAGAAACCTGGCACAAGGGAGTGGTTGGCATTGTGGCCTCGCGTTGCTTGGATAAGTATTACCGCCCTACCATCATCCTGACCGAAAGCAACGGTAAAGCCACTGGCTCGGCCCGCTCCGTGGTGGGCTTCGACGTGCACGAAGCCATCAGCGAATGCGCCGATCTGCTGGACCAGTATGGCGGACACATGTACGCCGCCGGCCTGACGCTGCCCGTAGAAAATGTGCCGGCTTTCCGCGAAAAATTTGAGCGCATTGTGGCCGGCCGGATTCGCCCCGAGCAGCTCATTCCGCCTGTCGAAATCGATAGCTTGCTGCGGCTCAACGAGATCACCGACAGTTTCTACAAGCTACTTCGTCAGATGGAGCCTTTTGGGCCTGGCAACGCTAACCCGGTCTTCGAGTCGGAGTGCGTGTACGCCTCGCCGGATTCGGCCCGAATCGTGGGCAACTCCCACCTGAAGCTCACCCTGACGCAAGACGGCCACCATACCGTCGACGCCATCGGGTTTGGCCTAGCCGAATACCACGAGCGCATTGCCAAAGGCCTGCCCTTCAACGTGTGCTACACCATCGAAATCAACGAATACCGCGGTGTGAAATCACTGCAGCTGCGGGTAAAAGATATTCGTTGGGAAGAATAG
- a CDS encoding tetratricopeptide repeat protein translates to MRPLLKPSPRNRCVFLFLLFSLWLGASCPLQAQNEGGDIALAKEYARKGENEKAAFLFSRLRPDEQLAPNILPDYLSSLLGLKQFKDAEKLVKKGMRQFPEEASYGVALGGVYAAAGDQAAMTKQYERVISQLKPAQVVPVATEFMKRNQPELAEKVFLKGRELAKNDTEFSPQLIQLYTRTGQNENLMAETLRLVQTDNQQLPFVRNMLQNSLHEEKDFDALEKQLLSNVQKYPEQEVYSELLLWLQLQRHDFTGALVQAKALDRRARAQGSRVMDLAAIAQQNNDYESAIAGYEYVIREYRTGPFYGLARQRLVQTREEQVRNTYPVDPAKIRGLIGEYQQVLTELGKKPETASVLRNMAALYAFQLDEKDKAMALLQEVIDMPRASLDVVDDAKINLADIYLLRGEPWEATLLYSQVEKSHKDSPVGYEAKLRNARLSYFAGDFKLAQSHLDILKQATSREIANDAMQLSLLISDNTAMDTAGVALRDYAAVELLVFQNKLPEAIKGLDNLLQKYPGHALTDEAWYLKGQLQRRTGDYNGAITTLARITSNPKYDVLSDDALFLTASILEENLQDREKAKELYNNLLVKYPGSIYVAEARKRFRKLRGDVLN, encoded by the coding sequence ATGCGTCCGTTACTCAAGCCCTCCCCGCGCAATCGTTGTGTGTTCTTATTCCTGCTGTTTAGTTTATGGCTGGGTGCGAGCTGTCCGCTTCAGGCCCAAAACGAAGGCGGCGACATTGCGCTGGCCAAGGAATATGCTCGCAAAGGCGAAAACGAAAAAGCCGCTTTCCTCTTCAGTCGCTTACGCCCCGACGAACAACTGGCGCCCAATATTTTGCCTGATTACCTGAGTTCGCTGTTGGGCTTGAAGCAATTCAAGGACGCTGAGAAGCTGGTCAAGAAAGGGATGCGGCAGTTTCCGGAAGAAGCCTCGTACGGCGTAGCACTCGGGGGCGTGTATGCTGCGGCCGGCGACCAAGCGGCCATGACCAAGCAATATGAGCGGGTGATTAGCCAGTTGAAACCGGCGCAAGTGGTGCCAGTGGCTACCGAGTTTATGAAGCGCAACCAGCCTGAGTTGGCGGAAAAAGTGTTTCTGAAAGGCCGCGAGCTGGCCAAGAACGACACCGAATTTTCTCCGCAACTCATTCAACTCTATACCCGCACGGGCCAGAACGAAAACCTAATGGCCGAAACGCTGCGCCTCGTGCAAACCGACAACCAGCAACTTCCTTTCGTGCGCAACATGCTCCAAAACAGCCTGCACGAAGAAAAGGACTTCGACGCGCTGGAAAAACAACTGCTCAGCAACGTACAGAAGTATCCGGAGCAGGAGGTCTATAGCGAGTTGCTGCTGTGGCTACAGTTACAACGCCACGATTTCACGGGCGCATTGGTGCAAGCCAAAGCCCTCGACCGCCGTGCGCGCGCCCAAGGCAGCCGGGTAATGGATTTGGCCGCCATCGCGCAGCAGAACAATGATTATGAAAGTGCCATCGCGGGCTACGAGTATGTCATTCGGGAATACCGAACGGGGCCGTTTTACGGGTTGGCGCGGCAGCGGCTGGTCCAGACCCGCGAAGAGCAGGTGCGCAACACATATCCCGTCGACCCGGCCAAAATCCGGGGCCTGATTGGGGAGTACCAGCAGGTACTGACGGAGCTAGGGAAAAAGCCCGAAACGGCGTCAGTACTGCGCAATATGGCCGCGCTTTATGCTTTTCAACTCGATGAGAAAGACAAAGCGATGGCGCTGCTACAAGAAGTAATCGACATGCCCCGGGCCAGCCTCGATGTGGTCGACGATGCCAAGATCAACCTCGCGGATATCTACCTGCTGCGCGGCGAGCCTTGGGAAGCTACGCTGCTGTATTCGCAAGTAGAGAAGTCGCACAAGGACTCGCCGGTAGGATACGAGGCCAAGCTTCGCAACGCGCGCCTCAGCTACTTTGCCGGCGATTTTAAGCTGGCTCAGAGTCACCTCGATATTCTGAAGCAAGCCACCAGCCGCGAAATCGCCAACGATGCCATGCAGCTTAGCCTGCTCATCTCCGACAATACGGCCATGGATACGGCCGGCGTGGCCCTGCGCGACTACGCTGCCGTTGAGCTATTGGTCTTTCAAAACAAGCTACCGGAGGCGATAAAGGGTTTGGATAATCTGCTGCAAAAGTACCCCGGCCACGCCCTCACCGACGAAGCTTGGTACCTGAAAGGCCAGCTACAGCGCCGCACTGGCGACTACAACGGTGCCATCACCACGTTGGCGCGCATTACCAGCAACCCCAAGTACGACGTACTCAGCGACGACGCCCTGTTTCTCACGGCCAGCATTCTGGAAGAAAACCTACAGGATCGTGAGAAAGCTAAAGAATTGTATAACAATCTGTTAGTAAAATATCCTGGTAGCATTTACGTAGCCGAAGCCCGCAAGCGCTTCCGCAAGCTGCGCGGCGATGTGCTCAACTAA
- a CDS encoding peptidylprolyl isomerase: MALINTIREKSGWAVGAIVIGLLLFMVGGDLIGGKNRLFNRNDNSVGEVAGEKVDYNDFQNTLEQTKQAFIAQQGRQPDEATMGYLRDQAWNLSIYRIAFKKEFDKLGLKVTDDELTDMVQGKNINPSIRQAFSDPKTGQLDRNKLLSYLQNLDKLPPQARDAFMNFENNLGPERLSNKYNNLIKLSTYVTTAEAKRYDEAQTSQANLRYLIVPYFSVSDSAVKVTDEQLQAYLDAHKSRYKVEEGRNIEYVVVPVTASNSDSAAVRKDIDVLTTQFSTAPNDSLFAKLNSDPDFPYNPAYLSPADMPEKLRQQLPLQVGKVYGPYAENGVYSIFKVTGQKAGTQPAARASHILIKPEGTTPEAKAAALAKAKDILAKIKGGADFAAMARQYGTDGTTATGGDLGWFTQGRMVPEFEKAVFAATSAGLLPNPVETSFGYHIIKVTAPKTTQTYQIAAVQKKITPTDATREAAYQKAQELKGEATDLDSFRKAVAKDKSLQKQEAKGLGRGDRAVNNLQNARELVRWTYGAGQGGKKTEVGDVSEVFEIGDQYVIAVLTGQREKGFADVASIKPELTALVRNELKAKQIIDKLQSKKGTLEQIAAAYGPTAQVKTAENVTLGSGVIQGLGAEPVAVGKAFGLKPGQKSAPFQGEQGVLIVEPVSVQKSAAKTDVAAVRKQLTTQRSARLDGAIYEAVKDKANIKDERTKFF; this comes from the coding sequence ATGGCATTAATCAACACGATTCGGGAAAAATCGGGCTGGGCCGTCGGCGCCATCGTAATCGGACTGCTGCTCTTCATGGTAGGCGGCGATCTGATCGGGGGCAAAAACCGCCTGTTCAACCGCAATGATAACTCGGTAGGCGAAGTCGCCGGCGAGAAGGTGGACTACAATGATTTCCAGAATACGCTGGAGCAAACTAAGCAGGCTTTCATCGCCCAGCAAGGCCGTCAGCCCGACGAGGCCACGATGGGGTACCTGCGCGACCAAGCCTGGAACCTGAGCATTTATCGCATCGCCTTCAAAAAAGAATTCGATAAGCTAGGCCTGAAAGTAACCGACGACGAGCTAACGGATATGGTGCAGGGCAAAAACATCAACCCCAGCATCCGCCAGGCGTTCAGCGATCCAAAAACGGGTCAGCTAGACCGTAACAAGCTGCTGAGCTATCTGCAAAACCTCGACAAGCTGCCGCCACAAGCTCGTGACGCGTTCATGAACTTCGAGAACAACCTCGGACCAGAGCGCTTGTCGAACAAGTACAACAACCTCATCAAGCTGTCGACCTACGTGACGACAGCGGAAGCCAAGCGCTACGACGAAGCGCAGACTTCGCAAGCGAACCTGCGCTACCTGATCGTGCCGTACTTCTCTGTTTCGGACTCGGCCGTGAAAGTGACCGACGAGCAGTTGCAAGCCTACCTCGACGCGCACAAAAGCCGTTATAAAGTAGAAGAAGGCCGCAACATAGAGTACGTGGTTGTTCCGGTAACGGCTTCCAACAGCGATAGCGCTGCGGTTCGCAAAGACATCGATGTACTGACTACCCAATTCAGCACGGCTCCCAACGATTCGCTGTTTGCCAAGCTGAACTCCGATCCGGATTTTCCTTACAACCCGGCTTACCTCTCGCCGGCCGACATGCCGGAGAAGCTCCGCCAGCAATTGCCACTGCAAGTAGGCAAAGTGTATGGCCCTTATGCCGAAAACGGCGTGTATTCCATCTTCAAAGTAACAGGTCAGAAGGCCGGTACGCAGCCTGCTGCTCGGGCCAGCCATATCCTCATCAAGCCGGAAGGCACTACGCCCGAAGCGAAAGCCGCGGCCCTGGCCAAAGCCAAAGATATTCTGGCGAAGATCAAAGGCGGGGCTGATTTTGCTGCTATGGCACGCCAATACGGTACCGACGGCACCACCGCCACCGGCGGCGACTTGGGCTGGTTTACGCAAGGCCGCATGGTGCCGGAGTTTGAGAAGGCGGTATTCGCCGCCACTTCGGCTGGCTTGTTGCCCAACCCCGTTGAGACTTCGTTTGGCTACCACATCATCAAGGTAACGGCTCCTAAAACCACCCAGACGTATCAGATAGCTGCCGTGCAGAAGAAGATTACGCCCACGGATGCTACCCGCGAAGCCGCTTACCAGAAGGCGCAGGAGCTGAAAGGCGAAGCCACAGATCTCGATTCATTCCGCAAGGCCGTTGCGAAGGACAAGTCTTTGCAGAAGCAAGAAGCCAAAGGCCTCGGCCGCGGCGACCGCGCTGTAAACAACCTACAAAACGCTCGCGAATTGGTGCGTTGGACTTACGGAGCTGGTCAAGGCGGTAAGAAAACCGAAGTGGGCGACGTATCGGAAGTATTCGAAATTGGCGACCAATACGTAATTGCCGTGCTTACCGGCCAGCGCGAGAAGGGCTTTGCCGATGTAGCCAGCATTAAGCCGGAACTCACAGCATTGGTTCGTAACGAGCTGAAAGCCAAGCAGATAATTGATAAGCTGCAGAGCAAGAAGGGCACGCTGGAGCAAATCGCTGCTGCTTACGGTCCTACTGCTCAAGTGAAAACAGCTGAGAACGTAACACTTGGCTCTGGCGTAATTCAGGGCTTAGGTGCCGAGCCAGTGGCAGTAGGCAAAGCGTTCGGCCTGAAGCCAGGGCAGAAATCTGCGCCGTTCCAGGGCGAGCAAGGCGTGCTGATCGTCGAGCCGGTAAGCGTGCAGAAGTCTGCTGCCAAAACCGACGTTGCCGCTGTGCGCAAGCAACTCACCACCCAGCGTAGCGCGCGCCTCGATGGTGCCATTTACGAGGCCGTGAAAGACAAAGCCAACATCAAAGACGAGCGCACGAAGTTCTTCTAA
- the lptC gene encoding LPS export ABC transporter periplasmic protein LptC, which translates to MKDTKPTSWSWLLAATFVAASLGLGCKDKATEVKKKIVYTGPTIETSNVVMLVSDSAKLQIKLTAPVQQQFESGDQIWPKNVMVTFYGQGDSAAGNRKVVNTLRGNYGKYDKLKNLYIVRGDVRVHNLEKDQKMFTEEVFFDQQKAIIYTDSTTAVRVETPTETLTGNGLRANQDFSNYRIFHPTGVFTVQQPASDSARAAKK; encoded by the coding sequence GTGAAAGACACGAAACCAACAAGTTGGTCGTGGCTGCTGGCCGCCACTTTTGTCGCCGCCAGCCTCGGGCTTGGTTGTAAAGACAAAGCCACCGAGGTCAAGAAAAAAATCGTGTATACAGGCCCGACCATCGAAACGAGCAACGTAGTGATGCTCGTGAGCGACTCGGCCAAGCTCCAGATTAAGCTGACGGCGCCCGTGCAGCAACAGTTTGAAAGCGGTGACCAGATCTGGCCGAAAAACGTGATGGTTACCTTTTATGGACAAGGCGACAGTGCTGCTGGTAACCGTAAGGTAGTCAATACGTTACGCGGAAACTATGGCAAGTACGACAAGCTCAAGAACCTGTACATCGTGCGGGGCGACGTGCGGGTGCACAACCTAGAGAAAGATCAGAAGATGTTCACGGAAGAAGTCTTTTTTGATCAGCAGAAAGCCATCATCTACACCGACAGCACCACAGCAGTACGCGTCGAAACGCCGACCGAAACGCTGACGGGCAACGGGTTACGGGCCAATCAGGATTTTTCTAACTACCGAATTTTCCACCCGACGGGCGTGTTTACAGTACAACAGCCAGCTTCAGATTCGGCCCGAGCTGCTAAAAAATAA
- a CDS encoding OmpP1/FadL family transporter has product MLKSKFASLFGLTLLGLMAAPYSQGQGLGNSPYSRLGLGDFNPNTGGVRQQGMGGVGLAAPNGINVNELNPALVYYTSRTTYEVGVNGEFKTIRNQVNSQRDGNGSLSYLAFSVPISKRWAGAAGLKPYSSVNYLSTVREPVPNDPNGGLSYKEYKGEGGLSEAYIVQAFQVAKGLSLGVTASYVFGNIDLTTGTSVAPADATSAAGLSKVIIRERVRYSDFTFRTGAHYRGKVNSKLNYNLAGVYSFQSNLNGKRDTSLEREDAAGLQTENTTLLTNQKGEATVPAMEQFGIGFDNNKNWSINFDLSRQEWSKFRAFGLQGGTVGIPLSNTFRAGLGGEFAPDPSSVSSYFKRVTYRAGISVAELPYRPAGERLYDRSVSWGFAFPLPTATVLDNTTINLAFTYGQRGNTKRTAESPNGNVKEDYVRMQLGVTLNNRWFIKRRIE; this is encoded by the coding sequence ATGTTGAAATCTAAATTTGCCAGCCTGTTTGGGTTGACGCTACTTGGCCTGATGGCCGCACCATATAGCCAAGGCCAAGGCCTCGGCAACTCGCCGTATTCGCGCTTGGGGTTAGGCGATTTCAACCCTAATACGGGCGGCGTTCGTCAGCAGGGGATGGGAGGCGTCGGTTTGGCTGCTCCTAACGGCATCAACGTGAATGAGCTCAACCCGGCGTTGGTGTACTATACCTCACGCACGACCTATGAAGTCGGCGTTAATGGCGAGTTCAAGACGATCCGCAATCAGGTCAATTCGCAGCGCGACGGCAACGGCTCATTAAGTTACTTGGCTTTCTCCGTTCCGATCTCGAAGCGTTGGGCTGGTGCCGCTGGTTTGAAGCCGTACAGCTCTGTCAATTACCTCAGCACCGTGCGGGAACCAGTGCCCAACGACCCCAACGGTGGCTTGTCCTATAAAGAGTACAAAGGCGAAGGCGGTTTGTCGGAAGCCTACATAGTGCAGGCGTTCCAGGTTGCCAAAGGCTTGAGCCTGGGGGTTACGGCTTCGTATGTGTTTGGCAATATTGACCTGACAACCGGAACCAGCGTAGCACCGGCCGACGCTACCTCAGCGGCGGGTCTTAGCAAAGTCATCATCCGAGAGCGCGTGCGTTATTCGGATTTCACCTTTCGGACGGGTGCCCACTACCGCGGCAAAGTCAACAGCAAGCTCAACTACAATCTGGCCGGTGTGTACAGCTTTCAGTCCAACCTGAACGGCAAGCGCGATACGTCGCTTGAGCGCGAAGATGCGGCTGGCCTGCAAACGGAAAATACCACGTTGCTCACCAACCAGAAAGGCGAAGCAACGGTGCCGGCAATGGAGCAGTTTGGCATTGGCTTCGACAACAACAAAAACTGGAGCATCAACTTCGACTTGTCGCGCCAGGAATGGTCGAAGTTCCGGGCTTTTGGCTTGCAAGGCGGTACCGTTGGCATTCCGCTTAGTAACACGTTTCGGGCAGGCTTGGGCGGCGAATTTGCCCCTGATCCTTCGTCGGTGAGCAGCTACTTCAAGCGGGTTACGTACCGGGCGGGCATTTCGGTAGCTGAGCTGCCTTATCGCCCCGCTGGCGAGCGCCTCTACGACCGTTCGGTGAGCTGGGGCTTTGCGTTCCCGCTGCCTACAGCTACGGTCTTAGACAACACGACCATCAACCTGGCCTTCACCTACGGGCAGCGTGGCAATACCAAACGTACGGCTGAAAGCCCCAACGGCAATGTTAAGGAGGATTACGTGCGTATGCAACTGGGCGTAACGCTGAACAACCGCTGGTTTATCAAGCGCCGAATTGAATAA
- a CDS encoding type III pantothenate kinase — MRALVFDVGNTAAKYGYFENNELREAGKVLLDNALLELVQRLLPEHAVVSSVVEPTAIWAEALRREVGGKVLEFASATTPLPITNAYATPTTLGADRLAAAVGAAWLRPGQDTLIVDAGTALKCDWLEGGHTFRGGSIAPGLRMRFQALHMFTGRLPLVELPVAAPVDIPLTGTDTSSAIRSGVLNGAVAEVNGLIDSYRQQSPNLGTLLAGGDAGFFQPRLKGPIFVVPELVLIGLYRILVHNVEI, encoded by the coding sequence ATGCGTGCTTTGGTTTTCGATGTTGGCAATACAGCAGCCAAGTATGGCTATTTCGAAAACAACGAGCTGCGCGAAGCAGGTAAAGTGCTGCTTGACAATGCGTTGCTAGAACTTGTGCAACGTTTGTTACCGGAGCATGCGGTAGTTTCTTCGGTGGTGGAGCCAACGGCTATCTGGGCGGAAGCTTTGCGCCGGGAGGTTGGCGGAAAGGTATTGGAGTTTGCTTCTGCTACCACACCCTTGCCGATCACCAATGCTTATGCTACGCCGACTACGTTGGGCGCCGACCGCTTGGCCGCTGCCGTCGGGGCTGCCTGGCTGCGTCCGGGTCAGGATACGCTAATTGTGGATGCCGGCACTGCCCTTAAATGCGACTGGCTCGAAGGTGGACATACCTTCCGGGGCGGAAGTATAGCGCCAGGCCTGCGAATGCGTTTCCAAGCCTTGCACATGTTTACCGGCCGTCTGCCGTTGGTAGAATTACCCGTCGCTGCCCCCGTCGATATTCCCCTGACCGGTACCGATACGTCATCGGCGATTCGGAGCGGCGTACTCAACGGCGCTGTGGCGGAGGTTAACGGCCTGATTGACAGCTACCGGCAGCAAAGCCCCAACTTGGGCACCCTGTTGGCCGGAGGCGATGCTGGCTTTTTTCAACCACGGCTTAAAGGCCCTATCTTTGTTGTTCCTGAACTCGTTCTGATCGGGCTTTACCGCATACTGGTGCATAATGTTGAAATCTAA
- a CDS encoding pseudouridine synthase — protein MGKKHNDDTPGRRGRSNDRSTGNAGGSSGFRKFSARPNEGGSSNRSGDEAGRGRDFPSRPTFGRPGGGRPSSGGSFGGDKRFGRGEGSNSFGSQRNFAPRQDAGDRRPFNRDNADRRPMNRDNDNRPSRSFDRDAPRRFDNRNDDRRASSGYDSDRRDERPARPYEPKANWPGQPYRQEGKPAVPRGTAGERNRKFKKVSPFEQDTPTDRTPAPREEAPRHDERREEAGPDREIRPARPFDYRSAPSGYGRDEQRNAPERPERGERRESGFGNRSFGERPSFGNRPGAGERGASGNRNSGPRDFGDKRESRFGDKREPRAGADKRPTRDPLSNRADKPKRGEIPGEAPAYSNLQFYDQDKTRGNKRRRNEEEGNDEVRLNRYIANAGICSRREADALIAAGEIKVNGEVVTEMGYQVQPTDTVQYGKTNLKREKLVYVLLNKPKDFITTTEDPEGRKTVMDLVATASKERIFPVGRLDRNTTGLLLFTNDGEVAQKLSHPSHKNKKIYQAELSQPLSEDHLRQISEGLELEDGKAEIDDVAVVAGNPHFVGIELHIGRNRIVRRIFEHLGYEVVALDRVQYAGLTKKDLPRGKWRFLTEREVIRLKYFL, from the coding sequence ATGGGCAAAAAACACAACGACGACACGCCAGGCCGGCGTGGACGCTCCAACGATCGCTCCACTGGCAATGCTGGTGGGAGCAGCGGCTTCCGCAAATTCTCTGCGCGCCCAAACGAAGGCGGTTCAAGCAACCGTTCGGGCGATGAAGCCGGCAGAGGCCGTGATTTTCCCTCGCGCCCTACTTTTGGTCGCCCAGGTGGCGGCCGTCCATCATCGGGAGGCAGCTTTGGCGGCGACAAGCGTTTTGGTCGCGGCGAAGGCTCCAACAGCTTTGGCTCCCAACGAAACTTTGCCCCGCGGCAGGATGCTGGCGATCGTCGCCCGTTCAATCGCGATAATGCCGATCGTCGGCCGATGAATCGCGACAACGACAACCGCCCTAGCCGTTCATTTGATCGGGATGCCCCTCGGCGCTTCGACAACCGCAACGATGACCGTCGTGCTTCCTCCGGCTATGACAGTGACCGCCGAGACGAGAGACCTGCTCGGCCGTATGAGCCCAAAGCCAACTGGCCCGGCCAGCCTTACCGGCAGGAAGGCAAACCAGCGGTGCCACGCGGTACGGCAGGAGAGCGTAACCGAAAGTTTAAAAAGGTAAGCCCTTTCGAACAAGACACCCCGACGGACCGTACGCCAGCACCGCGAGAAGAAGCTCCACGGCACGATGAGCGGCGAGAAGAAGCCGGTCCAGACCGGGAAATCCGGCCTGCGCGTCCCTTTGACTACCGTAGTGCGCCCAGCGGCTATGGCCGGGATGAGCAACGCAACGCGCCCGAACGCCCGGAACGCGGTGAGCGCCGGGAGAGTGGTTTCGGGAACCGCAGTTTCGGCGAGCGGCCTAGCTTTGGCAACCGCCCAGGGGCTGGTGAGCGTGGCGCGTCGGGTAACCGCAACAGCGGGCCACGTGATTTTGGTGACAAGCGCGAATCGCGTTTTGGCGATAAGCGGGAGCCGCGCGCCGGAGCCGACAAGCGCCCGACCCGCGATCCGCTTTCGAATCGCGCTGATAAGCCCAAACGTGGTGAAATACCTGGTGAAGCGCCGGCATATAGCAATTTGCAATTCTACGATCAGGACAAAACCCGGGGCAACAAACGCCGTCGGAACGAGGAAGAAGGCAACGACGAAGTTCGTTTGAACCGCTACATCGCTAACGCCGGCATCTGCTCGCGTCGGGAAGCCGATGCACTGATTGCGGCTGGTGAAATTAAAGTCAACGGCGAAGTGGTAACGGAGATGGGTTACCAAGTGCAGCCAACCGATACCGTGCAGTATGGCAAGACCAACCTGAAGCGGGAAAAGCTGGTGTACGTGCTGCTCAACAAGCCCAAAGATTTTATCACTACCACCGAAGACCCAGAGGGTCGCAAAACGGTGATGGACTTGGTGGCTACCGCTTCAAAAGAACGCATCTTCCCAGTAGGTCGTCTCGACCGCAATACTACGGGTTTGCTGCTGTTCACCAACGATGGCGAAGTGGCCCAAAAGCTTTCGCACCCATCGCATAAAAACAAGAAAATATACCAGGCCGAACTCAGCCAGCCGCTTTCCGAAGACCACCTGCGCCAGATCAGCGAAGGGCTGGAACTGGAAGATGGCAAGGCCGAGATTGATGATGTAGCCGTAGTAGCGGGCAACCCGCATTTCGTGGGCATTGAGTTGCACATCGGTCGTAATCGCATCGTCCGCCGCATTTTCGAGCATTTGGGCTACGAGGTTGTGGCGCTTGACCGCGTACAGTACGCCGGCCTGACGAAAAAGGACCTTCCGCGCGGCAAGTGGCGCTTCCTGACTGAGCGCGAGGTGATTCGCTTGAAGTATTTCTTGTAG
- a CDS encoding TraR/DksA family transcriptional regulator: protein MSEAPLRYSREELAEFEQIIQEKLVAARKEVTFIKETLSRRNDSGTDNTASSSKVLEDGADTAEKESLNQLASRQMKFIQQLENAYTRIKNGTYGVCIGTGKLIPKERLRAVPHTQHSIEAKMARRD from the coding sequence ATGAGTGAAGCACCCCTGCGCTATTCAAGGGAAGAACTGGCTGAGTTCGAACAAATCATCCAGGAGAAACTTGTAGCAGCCCGCAAAGAAGTAACGTTCATCAAAGAAACTCTGAGCCGTCGTAACGATTCGGGTACCGACAACACAGCCTCGTCGTCGAAAGTACTGGAAGACGGTGCCGACACAGCTGAAAAGGAAAGCCTGAATCAGTTGGCTTCACGCCAGATGAAGTTTATCCAGCAGCTGGAAAATGCGTACACCCGCATCAAAAACGGTACATACGGTGTCTGCATTGGCACTGGTAAACTGATTCCGAAAGAGCGTTTGCGCGCAGTACCACACACCCAACATTCTATTGAAGCCAAAATGGCGCGTCGTGATTAA